The nucleotide window GTTCCGTGAAATCGTCCTTCTCCTAAATAGACGGAGTTCTAAGCCCTTACCTAATATAAAAAAAATAGTTGTTTGGCTCCACCCTATTTGTTGGGTGGCGGGCCAAACTGTTTTACGCAAACTTTGAACCCTTAATAAATCTAGTAAATATAATATTTAAAAAACAGTTTTTAGTTTCTTTTTGTTTTCTGGTCTATAGTTCCTCCACTTCATATCACCTTCTTCATTTCTTCATTTCTTTTTTCTTTTTTTGGACATGCCATCTGAATACTTTGAAAGATAGTAGCACCGTTATTAGGAATCCAGTTAGGGTTCCTATTACGATGCCGATACCAGGGAACGTAATTCTTCCGCCGATGTATAGTCCAGCGAAAGAGGATGCGATTACTATGCCCGCAAAAACTACGCCCCACAGCATGCCTTTTAACATTACATCTTTACTCATTTTCTAAATCAATTTTCTATTAAATTCCAAATACCAGTAGTAGCGCTATCAATAGTCCGTAGATCGCTAGAGCTTCCGCGAAAGCGACGTATATAATTGTTATACCGCTTACTTCTGGGTTCTCTGCTATTGCGCCTGCGCTTGCTACACCGACTCTTGATATAGCCCATGCAGCCACGAGTGCTGGTATTGCTATAGCGAGTACTGCTGCAAGATTTAATCCAATTTCTAACTCTATCATATCTTCACCTCCTTCTATGTTTTATTTTAATTTAAAGGGAATAAACTGTCTTGATCCACCTTCATAGAATTTATCGAACCATTCGTAGTAGTGTAGTCTTAGAGAGTGTAGGAAGACGATTATTCCGTCTAAAGCGAGTATTACTAGAGTTGCTATGCTGTAGAACAATATCCATCCTAATGTAATTCCAAGGGCTCCTCCTCCAGAAAGGGCTGTGAATACTTCAGCAACCTCTACTAATGCTAGGAAAAGGCCTATATGTACTAACGCGAGGGCGAAAAGCCGGCTGTATGAGATTGTGTTTGAAACAAAGGATAATATCCCGTGGAACGCTTCGAAAGCACCTTCTCCAACTAGGGTTACTGCTTCTTTAGTTCCTTTGAAGTGCCCTATCTCGGCGATTAGTTCTCCTAGGGTTAGTAGTATTACTGGTGGTACGAGTACTGCTAGGAAGAGTGGTATGTTCCATGCCATTGGATCCATGCCATGTTCAGTTATGGATATTGCAACTAAGCCTGCAGCACCTAATAATATCCATATTTTGGATATTGGTATTACTGTTGCTCTGACGGAATGTTTTAGTTTGTTGAATATATCTAGTGTCATTCCCACTGTCATATGTATAATTCCAAATGTTAATGCGATTATTAGGAAGTTTATGGGTTCGTATATTGGGTATATGAATAATGCGTGGTCTGGTGGGGTTATTGTGAATCCAAGCATTTCGGATTGGGCTGCTGGTGTTAAACCCATGAATTTCCCATATACAAACCCAAATAGCATCGAAAAGAATCCGAGTGGCAACATAACTACTGCTAGGTCTTTGATTGCTCCTTTAGCTACTTTTAGTAGTAATAGTCCTGCTAGGAAAACTATTAATCCGTGTCCTACGTCTCCGAACATTACACCGAACAGTAGGGGGAGGAATAGTGCCATTACGGCTGTTGGGTCGACTTCGTTGTATCTGGGGAGTGCGTATGTTGATGTTAGTAGTTCGAATCCTTTGAAGTATGATGGGTTGTCTAGTTCTACGGGTACGTCTTCGTCTTGTTCTGGTTCACGTGTTTCTATTAGGGCGATACCGTTTGTTATGTTTTCTACAATTTGGGTTAGTTTTTTTGATTTTTCTTTAGTTATCCATCCTTCTATTATTGATACTCTTGTGCTTTCTCCCATTTTTTCTTGAGCGTCTTTTCTGTCGAGCATTACTTCAAGTGTTTTTTTTATTTTTTTGGTTTTATCTCGGTGTTCGGTGTCCATCTCACTGATTCTTTGTATTATGTTTTTTTGTGTTTCTTTTATTTTCTTTAAAGCTGATTCGGTTTCTCTGACTATTTGGCTTGGTGTTTTTTCTGGTTTTTCCTCTGGTGTGAATAGTTCTACGTCATGTTCTTTCAGTGTTTCCATTATGTTTTCTTTTTGTTCGTTGAGGAAGGTTGCTGCAATTGTGTCTTTGCCTTGTTCTTCTTTCTTTATGTTGATCCATAATGCTGTTTCTTGGGTTTCTAGTTTGTCAAGGAGTTTTTCTCCTTTTTCTCTAGATATTTTACCCATTACTGTGTAGGTGTAGTTTGATTCTCCTAGATAGCTTAATGGTATTTCGAACCTTGTGTATTGCTGTATGTTGTCCTTATATTCTTTGAGGTTTTCTTCTTTTGTTTGTAATTCTGTTAGCTGGTTTTCCAGTCTTTTTGTTTCTCCTACGATTTCGTCGATGAAATCTAAGTCTTGAGTTTTTACCTCGATTTCGGGTTCTATTGTTTTTTTGGTTTTTTGATCGCTTGAGAATAGGTTTTTTATTTTTTCTCCAAATGATTCCTCTTCTGTTGTAA belongs to Methanonatronarchaeum sp. AMET-Sl and includes:
- a CDS encoding ATP synthase subunit C translates to MIELEIGLNLAAVLAIAIPALVAAWAISRVGVASAGAIAENPEVSGITIIYVAFAEALAIYGLLIALLLVFGI
- a CDS encoding V-type ATP synthase subunit I, coding for MFWPKRMEKVEIVTLRNYRDPLIEELQKAGLVHIDEATQSIQDFPDFFTFSDASEEKKNLRSYHLKSRRILDIFDKIKELTTEEESFGEKIKNLFSSDQKTKKTIEPEIEVKTQDLDFIDEIVGETKRLENQLTELQTKEENLKEYKDNIQQYTRFEIPLSYLGESNYTYTVMGKISREKGEKLLDKLETQETALWINIKKEEQGKDTIAATFLNEQKENIMETLKEHDVELFTPEEKPEKTPSQIVRETESALKKIKETQKNIIQRISEMDTEHRDKTKKIKKTLEVMLDRKDAQEKMGESTRVSIIEGWITKEKSKKLTQIVENITNGIALIETREPEQDEDVPVELDNPSYFKGFELLTSTYALPRYNEVDPTAVMALFLPLLFGVMFGDVGHGLIVFLAGLLLLKVAKGAIKDLAVVMLPLGFFSMLFGFVYGKFMGLTPAAQSEMLGFTITPPDHALFIYPIYEPINFLIIALTFGIIHMTVGMTLDIFNKLKHSVRATVIPISKIWILLGAAGLVAISITEHGMDPMAWNIPLFLAVLVPPVILLTLGELIAEIGHFKGTKEAVTLVGEGAFEAFHGILSFVSNTISYSRLFALALVHIGLFLALVEVAEVFTALSGGGALGITLGWILFYSIATLVILALDGIIVFLHSLRLHYYEWFDKFYEGGSRQFIPFKLK